Sequence from the Hamadaea flava genome:
TCGCGAGCACCGGGATGTGCCGCTCCTGCGGCCGCCATCGCTGTCGGACGGGCACGGTGGTCATGCGGGCACCTCGATCTTGGCGGGCTCGGACGGCGTCGCCGGGGTGGATCGCGGGCGCCGCCCGAAGACCTTGGCCCGGAACGCGGGGGACTGGATCAGGCACACGATCGTCACGACGACCGCCTTGAACAGCATCGTCGTCTCCGGCGGGATGCCGACGGTGTAGACGGTCGTCGACAGCGCCTGGATGATGAGCGCGCCGAGGACGGTGCCGCCGAGCGAGAACCGCCCGCCGCCGAGCGACGTCCCGCCGATCACGACGGCCAGGATCGCGTCCAGCTCGTACCACAGGCCCGCGTTGTTGCCGTCGGCGCTGTGCACGTTCGAGCTGATCATCAGGCCCGCGATGCCCGCGCATAGGCCGCAGAACAGGTAGACCATGACCATGATCCCGCGGGCCCGGATGCCCGCGAGCCGGCTGGCCTCCGCGTTGCCTCCGGTCGCTTCGATGAGTACGCCCAACGCAGTGCGCCGGGCCAGGACAGCGGTGACGGCGATCATGACGACGGCCACGAGCACGGAGAAGGGGAGCGTCGCGAGGTATCCGCCGCCGATCAGCTCGTAGGGGTCGCTGTTGACGGTGATGATCTGCCCGTCGGTGATGAGCTGGGCGATGCCCCGGCCGCCGACCATGAGGATGAGCGTGGCGATGATGGGCTGGATGCCGATCCCGGCGACGAGGAAGCCGTTCCACAGGCCGAGCACCAGTGACAACGCCAGGGCCAGCCCGACGGCGACCAGTACGCCGCCGACCGAGTTCTGGTCGCCCTGGTCGCTGATCACCAGGCAGGCGAGCGCGCCGCTGATGGCGATGGTCGAGCCGACCGACAGGTCGATGCCCCGGGTGGCGATGACGACGGTCATCCCGAGGGACACGACGACCAGCGGCGCGCCCAGTCGCAGGATGTCGATCAGGCTGCCGTAGAGGTGGCCTGCGCGTACCTCGATGTGCAGGAAGTTGGGCGTGAACGCGACATTGCCCAGCACGAGGACGGCGAGTACCAGGGCCGGCCAGAACAGGCGGTGGGTCGCGGCGGTGCGGGCCGCCGTGGCTAGACGAGTCATGCTGCAGCTCCTGGTGAGACATCCGCTCCGTGCGCGATCGTCTGCAGGACGCGATCGGCGTCGAGGTCGTCGGTGTTGGCCAGCTGGGCGACGAGTTTGCGGTCCCGCAGTACGCCGACCTTGTGGCTCAGCCGCAGCACCTCTTCGAGTTCGGCCGAGATGAATAGCACCGCGAGGCCGTCGCGGGACAGTCCGGCGACCAGCTTCTGGATCTCGGCCTTGGCACCGACGTCGATGCCCCGGGTCGGCTCGTCGAGGATGAGCAGTTTCGGTTCGGTGATGAGCCAGCGGGCCAGCAGCACCTTCTGCTGATTGCCGCCGGACAGGTTGCGCACCGGCAGGTCCGGGTCGGAGGGACGGATCTGCAACGCCGAGATGTATTTGGCGACCAGTTCGTCCTGCGTGCGTCGCGGAATCGGGCGCGTCCATCCGCGTACCGCTTGAAGTGCGAGGACGATGTTCTCCCGGACCGTGAGCTCCTCGACGAGGCCCTCGGTGCGGCGGTTCTCGGAGCAGAACGCGATGGCGTGGGCCATCGCGGCGCGGGGGCTGCGCAGGGTGACCGGCGTGCCGTTGAGCTGGAGCCGGCCGTGGTCGGCGCGATCGGCGCCGAACAGCAGCCGCGCGACCTCGGTACGCCCGGAGCCGAGCAGGCCGGCCAGGCCGACCACCTCGCCGGGGTGGATGGTGAGGTCGAACGGTGCGATGGAGCCTTTGCGGCCCAGCTCCACCGTCTCGACCAGGGGGAAGCCGGACTCCAGCGCGGACAGTTCCGGCCGGGGCTGGTCTTCGAGCTGTTCCAGGGTGGTCAGCTCCTTGCCGATCATCGCGGTCACGAGGTCCACATGCGACAGCTCGGCGGTCGGGTACTCGCCGACGAGGCGGCCGTTGCGCAGCACCGTGATCCGGTCGGCGATCTCGTAGACCTGATCGAGGAAGTGCGTGACGAACAGGATCGCGACGCCTTCGTCCTTCAGCTCGCGCATCACCGCGAACAGCTGCTGGACCTCGGTCGTGTCGAGGCTGGAGGTGGGCTCGTCGAGGATGAGCACCTTGGCCTCGATGTCGATCGCGCGGGCGATCGCGACCATCTGCTGGACGGCCAACGAATAGGTGCCCAGCGCGACGGTCACGTCGATGTCGAGCCGCAGCCGCTGGAGCAGGTCGCGGGAGCGCCGCCGGATCGCCGTCCAGTCGATGCGGCCGAACTTTCGAGGCTGGCGGCCGATGAAGATGTTCTCGGCGACCGAGAGGTTGGCGCAGAGGTTGATCTCCTGGTAGACCGGGCTGACCCCGGCCTGCTGGGCCTGCAGCGGACTGCCGAACCGCACCGGACGCCCGGCGAGCGCGATGTCACCGGAGTCGATGCTGTACGCCCCGGTGAGCACCTTGATCAAGGTGGACTTGCCGGCGCCGTTCTCGCCCATGAGGGCGTGCACCTCACCGGGGAACAGCCGGAAGTCGACCCCGTCGAGCGCGCGTACGCCGGGGAACTGCTTGCTGATCCCGGTCATGGTGAGGACCGGTTGGCTCATGGCCGCTACTCCCAATCTCCGCCTACGCGGGCGGGGCGTCGCCACCCCGCCCGCGCTCGGGCCTAGTACTTGCGCTCCGGCAGGGCGGCCTTGGCCTGCTCCTGCGTGAAGGTGGTCTCGTTGGTGACGATGCGCTTCTCGACGCTCTCACCGTTCTTGACCTTCTTGACCAGCTCCATCAGCTGCGGGCCGAGCAGCGGGCTGCACTCCGCGATGAAGTTGATCTTTCCGTCGGCCAGCGCCTGCATGCCGTCGTGGACCGCGTCGATCGTGATGATCTTGATGTCGATGCCCGGCTTCTTGCCGGCCGCCTCGATCGCCTCGATCGCGCCCAGGCCCATGTCGTCGTTGTGCGCGAAGAGCACGTCGATGTCCTGGTGCGCCTTCAGGAAGGCCTCCATGACCTCCTTGCCCTTGGCCCGGGTGAAGTCACCGGTCTGCGACGCCACGACCTTGAACTTGGAGTCCTTGGCGATGATGTCGCCGAAGCCCTTCTTGCGGTCGTTGGCCGGCGCGGAACCGGTGGTGCCCTGCAGCTCGACGATGTTCACCGGGTCGGTCTTGCCCTCGTACTGCTTGACCAGCCACTCGCCGGCGAGGTTGCCCTCCTTGATGAAGTCCGAGCCCAGGAAGGTCTGGTAGAGCGAGGTGTCGGGCGAGTCGATCGCGCGGTCCGTGAGGATGACCGGGATCTTCGCCTCCTTCGCCTCGTTGAGCACCGCGTCCCAGCCCGACTCGACCACCGGCGAGAAGGCGATGACGTCGACCTTCTGGGCGATGAACGAGCGGATCGCCTGGATCTGGTTCTCCTGCTTCTGCTGGGCGTCGGAGAACTTCAGGTCGATGCCGGCGGCGGCCGCCGCTTCCTGGACCGACTTCGTGTTCGCCGTACGCCATCCGCTTTCGGCGCCCACCTGAGAGAAGCCGAGGGTGAGCTTGCCGTCGTCGCTGCTGCCGCCCGGCTCCTTCTTCGAGCAGGCGGCCAGCCCCGCAACCGCGATCACGGCGGCTAGCAGGACGGTTGTAGACTTCCTTAACACTGTTCACTCTCCTTCAAGGCTGGACCCGGTCGGCAAACCGGGCCGCCGAAAATGGGCTGACGCTTTGTCCCTTGTGGAGCTGTGTGCGGTGGTACGCGGCCGGCGGGTTCAGCGCCGGCCGCTTTCTGTTCTCGCCGCTCTGCTCAGCGGCGCGTCTTCGGCGGGATGGGGCGGTGAGCCGGTGGTCCGGGCCGCCGGAACGGTCAGGTGGGCGTCGACTCCCACGCCGACCGCCGTCCCCTCCGGCGGCCCGGGCCACACGGCGGCTGAACGCTGCCGGAACAGCGGTCCTCGATGTTAGCGCTCTCATTCATCGGGGCGAGTCTCCTGCGTCGGGCCGGTCACTGGGGAATCAGCGCAGGTCGCGCGTACTGTCGCGGACCTGCAGCGTGGGGGTGAGCAGGATCTGCCCGTGCGGGCGATCGCCGGTGGCGAGTTCCACCAGCAGTTGCATGCTGCGCCGGCCGACCTCGCCGAAGTCCTGCTGGACTGTGGTGAGCGGCGGGATCATGAACGGCGCTTCCGGAATGTCGTCGAAACCGACCACGCTGACGTCGTCGGGAACCCCGCGACCCGCTTCGTGCAGGGCGCGCAGCAGGCCGAGTGCCATGTGGTCGTTGGCGCAGAAGACCGCGGTCACCGACGGATCGGCGGCCAATCGCCGGCCGGCTTCGTACCCCGACCGGGAGCTCCAGTCGCCGTCGAGCGCCTCGGGTGCGGGCGCACCGGCTTCGGCCAGCGCCTCCCGCCAGCCCGCCTGGCGTTCGCGCGCCTCAGGCCAGCCGGCCGGACCGGCGATGTGATGCACGGTCGCGTGCCCCAGCGAGAGCAGATGCCGGGTCGCCGTCGCCGCCCCGGCGGTGTTGTCGACGCCGACCATCGGCACCCCGGAGGTGTGTCCGATGCCGACCCCGACCAGCGAGATGCCCGCCGGAACCGCGTCGAGCGCCTCGGCCGCCGAATCCTTCGGCACGATCGCGACGATGCCCTCGACGGTCTGCTCGCGCAGCCGGTTGATGGCGTCGAGCACCGCCCGCCGGCCGAGCGCGCTGATGCTGGCGATGCTGACGAAGTAGCCCGCCGCCCGCGCCGCCTGCTCGATGCCGTAGACCATCGAGGCCGGGCCGAACAGCGTGCTGTCGAAGGTGACGATGCCCAACGTGTTGGAACGCTTGGTCACCAGGGTCCGGGCGGCCGAGTTGGGCTGGTAGTCCAGCTGCCGCATCGCCTCGAGCACCCGCTCGCGGGTCTCGGGACGCACCTTGGTGTGGTCGTTGAGCACCCGGGAGACGGTCTGGTGGGACACCCCCGCCAGCCGCGCCACATCCGTCATCACCGCGGAACGCGGCTGACCGGAACGGGCGCGAGTCATGACATACCCCTCGGGTGAACGACGTGTTGCGGGGGTGTTGCGCAGATAGTGTTAACGCTCACATCGGCTGGCGTCAACCCAAGTCGATCTTCCGTTACCGTCCCGTTCCCCGCTTGGTCCACTCCGGTGGTGTCCGAAATGGGTAGATGACCAGACTGTCATCGGCTCACCTGCGAAAAGTTCGCCTGATCTTGGTGTTGACGTCAACCTCCGTTGCCACCGGAGGGCCAGATTGCCGAGACATGGGACTTGGACACCACCACCATCACCACGATCACTCGCACGACTTCGCGGTCAGCGGGTCGGACCTGCCGGCTGCGCTCGACCTGAGCGTGCCGGACACCGAACTGTCGCCGTCGGACAACTCGCGGCGTACGTTCCTGCGCGGGGCGGGTCTGCTCGGCGCGGGCGCCGCCGTCGGCGGCCTCATCGGCGCGCCGGCCTTCGCCGGTGACAAGCACGAGACGTCGGCCGAGGCGTACAACCAGCACGAGGGCGAGGCGGGCGACCTCGTCTGGCTGGCCGGCGACCATCACATCCACACCCAGCACAGCTCGGACGGACAGTACCGGGTCATCGACCACGTCAAGCACGCGCACGCGTACGGGCTGGGCTGGATGGTCATCACCGACCACGGCAGCGTCGCCCACGCGAAGATCGGCGTCGAGAAGGTCAACCCGGACATCCGCGCCGCCCGTGAGGAGATCGACGACATCCTCGTGTTCCAGGGTCTGGAGTGGAACATTCCGGCCGCCGAGCACGGCACGGTCTTCGTGCACCCCGGCCAGAACGAGGTCGCCGTCCTCAAGGAGTTCGAGAACGCCTTCGACGGCGTGGTCACCAACACCACCGGGTCGACCTCGGCCAACGAGGCCGTCGCCATCGCGGGGCTGAACTTCCTCAACGACGCGGTCACCAAGAAGCGCGTACAGGACGCGATGTTCTTCGCCAACCACCCAGCGCGCAAGGGCATCGACTCGCCGCACGAGATCCGGGGCTGGCGCGACGCCGCGCCGCGCATCGCGCTGGGCTTCGAGGGCGCGCCGGGCCACCAGGCCGCGGGCATCCCGTCGCCGCTCGGCCCGGGCTCGGGCCGGGGCTACTACGACAACTCGCCGTCGTCGGCGTCGTTCGCCGGCTACCCGCTGGAGAGCTACCGGACCTGGGGCGGGTTCGACTGGATGACCTCGACCGTCGGCGGCCTGTGGGACAGCCTGCTGGCCGAGGGCAAGCCGTGGTGGATCACGGCGAACTCCGACTCGCACTCGGTCTACGGCGACACCTCGGTCAACGGCGGCGGCGACTTCACCGCCAACGGCCGGTACAACGACGCGGTCTATTCCAGCCCGGCGATCCTCACCAACGGCGACTTCTGGCCCGGCTACTACAGCCGTACGCACGTCGGCGCGACCCGTCCGTCGTACGCCGCGGTCATGGCGGGGCTGCGGGCCGGTCGGGTCTGGGTGGACCACGGCGGCCTGATCGACGGCATCGACGTCCGCGTCGGCACGGCGACCCTCGGCGGCACGTACGCCGTGCGTACCGGCCGGGACGTCCAGGTGAAGATCAAGATCAAGCTGGCGAGCAGCTCGAACTGGGCGCAGTTCGTGCCGAAGCTGGCCCGGGTCGACCTCATCGCGGGCGAGGTCACCGGACCGTCCGTCGACAAGGACGTCTTCAACACCCCGAAGACGAAGGTCGTCAAGTCGTTCGACGTCTCGTCGTCGACCGGCACGGTCACCCTGACCTACACCTTCCCCGACGTCGAGAAGGCGTTCTACCTGCGGCTTCGTGGCACCGACGGGAAGCGTACGGCGGTCGGCCTCAACGGGACCACCGTGGACCCGGTCGGTCCGGCGATGGACGTCGTCGGGTCCGCCGACCCGTGGCAGGACCTCTGGTTCTACACGAACCCGATCTTCGTCCTCCCGCTGGGCCGATGATCTCGGGCCTCGACCTGGGGCACGCGAGCGTCGTGGAGGCCGAGCACTGGCTGCGGGAGACCGCGGCCGGGCTCGGCCTCGCCGACCTCGTCGCCTGCACCCACCTCGTCCACGGCGACCAGCCCCGCGTCGCCGTCTCGTTGTCGGCCGCCGGTTCCTGGCCGGACCCGGTCGACGCCGAGGTCGCCGCCCGGGTGGCCGCGCTGCACGAGTCCGGTCACGGCGGCCGGGCCGTCCGCTATCCCGGGGTGGACGATTTGGTGGGGACGCTGCCGGTCGCGGAGTTGCTGGCGATCAGCGCGATTCAGGAGGTACGCGTACTGGGCGCGCCGTCGCCGGAACCCGATCCGCAGACGCTGATCGACACCCGCGACTTCGTCCGCCCCCAGTACGCCGACGGCCGCCTGGTGCTGATGGCGATGCCGGCCCCGGGCGGGCGGATCGCGCCGTTCGAGGTGCCGAATCCGACGCCCTGCTGCGCGTTCCACTGATCCCCGGACGGTTGCCGAGTCGGCGTCGTGATCGAGCAGGTGCCGCGCGACGTGATCCTCGACCTGCGCTGGTCGGTGCCGGCCGCGGAGATTCCCCGGTGCAACGGCCGGACCGGAGCACGGACGTTCTAGGAGCGCCACGGCTTCGTCGCGCGGGACCGGAGTTCGTGCGGGCGTCGGGCCAGCACTACCTGTTCGTCCGCGACCTTGCGGCGGATCCGCTCAGTCGGTGAGGGTCAGCGCGGGCTGCGGGGCGCGTTCCGGCTCTCCCGGATCGCCGGCGGAGTCAGGAAGAACCGGTCATGCGGCCTGGTCGTGGATGCCGGCGAGGACGGTGTCGAGCATCCGGTCGAATTCGGCCGCCGATCCGAAGTCGGCGAACCTCGGAGCGAGTGCCGCCAGTGTCGGATGGGCGGCGGCGTCGAAGTCGGGCACCGGGCTCGGCCCGTCCGGTCCGGCGCTGGTGCGGGCGAGCAGGTGGCCGTTGAGGAAGCCGAACAGCACCGCCGGGGCGTCGGCGACGGCTTGATCGGGCAGTCCTGATCGGCGCATCGCGGCGACCAGCCGCTCCAGCGTCGTCAACGCCACCGGCGAGAGCTGGGCGCGCGTCGCCAGCAGTGGGAACACCCGCGGATGCCGGTACGCCACGTCCCGGTAGCCGTGCGCGATCCGCCGGGCGACGGCCTGCCAGTTCCCGGACGGGTCACCGGCGTCGGCGGTCGCCTCGGCGAGCACGGCTTCGGACACCGCGTCCAGCAGCGCCGCCTTGCCTTTGATGTGGTGGTAGATCGACATCGGATCGACGCCGAGGTCGTCGGCCAGCCGCCGCACGCTGAACCGGTCCAGGCCGTCCCGGTCGACCAGGGCGACGGCGGCGGCCGCGATGTGCTCGCGGTCGAGTCCCGCCGAGGTGCCGCGTGTGCGGTTGGCCACGTCTCACTCCTCCGATTGCCAAACCTACGCCGTAGAATATAGCGTGGCCGAGGAAACCTACGGCGTAGATTTGGAGGAAGTCATGCAGCACAAGCGATGGGCCGTCCGAGCCATGTACGCGGGACTGGGCCTGACCGTCCTCGCGACGGCGATCCCGTACGCCACGAAGGATCTGCTGGCCGACCACATCCGGGCCGGCTATCCGGCGTACGCCCCAGCGCAGGTGAACACGGCGGTCAGTACGTACCTGATCCTGGTGTCCGTGATCGGGGCGCTCGGCGTACTGGCCTGGATCGGGACGGCCTGGGCGGTCCGGGCGGGCAAGCGATGGGCGCGTCCCGCCGCGACGGTGGTGTTCGTGCTCGGCCTGACGATCGGGCTGACCGCGTTGCTCACAAAGGACACCTCGGGCGACACCGGGCTGCCGGCCACGCTCGGCCTGCTCGGGATGGTGCCGACGCTGGCCGGGCTCGTCGCGGTCGGTCTGCTGTGGAGCCGGAGTTCCGGCCCGACCGCGACGCTCAGCGATCCGCGGTAGCCAGCGCGAGATCGCGAACGGGCTCGACGACCGCGCGAGCGGATTCCGGCGTACGCAGTGTGCGGATGCGTCGGGCGAACATCGGCACCGCCGACGCGGCCAGCCCGGCGGCGCCGATCGCCACGCCCCAGCGTGCGCCGACCAGCTGCCCGAGCACTCCGGCGAGCGCCGACCCGACCGGCAGGACGCCGAACGTGATCAGCCGGTAGCCGCCGTTGGTCCGGGCGATTGTCCCGTGTGGAGCGACGATCTGGCGCAGGGTCACCGACAGCACGTTGGCGCTGCCGAGCCCCACGCCGGAGATGAGTTCGACGGCGGCGAGTGCTGCGGCGAACGGCGTACCCGTGCCCGGGAGGACGGCGATGAGCAGGGGAGCGCCGGTCGACAGGACGAGCGAGAGGGCGAACGCGCGGCCGTAGCCGAACCGGGCGGCCAGGCGCAGCGCCAGCATCGTGCCGGCGAACGCGCCGACCCCGGCCGCGCTGATGGCCAGCCCGTACGCGCCGGCGCTGAGCCCGCGGTCGGTCACCGCGAAGATGACGAGGTTGACCACGAGAATCTGGGCCGCGCCGTTGTAGATGGCGGCGTGCGCGGTCAGCGCCCGCAGGAACGGGTTCGCGCCCAGTTGGCGAAGGCCGTCGAAGACGCTGGTAGCGGGGGTCGGCTCGGGGTCGGGCTCGGGCTGCTTCGCGGCCGCCACCCCGTACGCGCTGGCCAGATAACTGATCGCGTCGAGGAGCATGGCGAACGGGGCGCCGACGATCTGCACGAGGAGTCCGGCCAGGCCGGGCCCGGCGACCTGGGCGGCGGTGGTCGAGCCCTGCATCGCCCGGTTCGCCTTGGGCAGGTACGCCTGCGGCACCAGCGTCGGCAGGTACGCGAAGCCGCCGATGTCGAAGACGACGCTGGCCGCCCCGACGACGAGGGCTATGCCGACGAGGAACGGCACGGACAGCCAGCCCAGGGCGTACGAGATGGGAATGAGCAGGAGCGCCGCGAACCGCACGAGGTCGGCGGTGATCATGGCGCGACGGCGCTTGCGGGTCTGGAGCCAATGCCCGGCGAGCAGGGGGAGCACGACGTTGGGCAGGTACGCGGCGGTGGCCACGGCGGAGACGCCGGCCGCGCCCGCGCCGAGGGTGAGGGCCGCGATGAGCGGCAGGGCGACGGCGGAGACGTGGCTGCCGACGACCGAGACGGTGTGCCCGGCCCAGAACCGCCGGAAGTCCGTTACTACTTGAGGGGATGCATCTGGTAACACGTTACCGATACTAGGGGGATAGCTGGTAACATGGCAAGCGTGATTCAGCCGGGCGACCGAGCGCCCGCGCCGCCGGGGTTGGCGCTGGTGCAGGACTTGATCAACACCGTGGACCTGGAGATGGACCGGGACGCGCTGCGCACCGTGGACGGACTGGCGGAGTTCTGTGCCGACCACGACGTGCCGCTGTCCGGCCTGGCCGAGTCCGACCTGCGCGCGGTGCTGGAGCTACGCGAGGCGCTGCGCGACGTCTGTCAGGCGCACGCGGGCGTGGACGTGCCGGCGGCCACCTTGTCTAGATTGGACAAACAGCTCGCCCAGGCTCACCTGGTCCTCGCGATCGACGACTCCGGCGCGGCCCTCGTACGCCCAGCCGCCGGGCTGACCGGCGCGGTCGGCCTGACCGCTCACATCGCGTCGTCCATCGCCGGCGCGGTCGCCGACGACACGTGGCGACGGCTCAAGGCGTGCGCCGCCGACACCTGCCGGTGGGCCTACTACGACCACAGCCCGGCTGGTCGCAGCCGGTGGTGCACGATGAGCATCTGCGGCGCCCGCAACAAGATGCGCCGCCTGCGGTCCCGCGCTTCCGCGCCCGCGGGATGAGTCCGCTCGGGTGCTCGGCAGCGGATTCCGACGTGACCGGCGTCAGGGCTGTTCGGCGAGCAGCCGGGTCAGCGAGAGCCGGAAGTGATGGCTGCTCGTCGCGCCCTCGACGATGACGACCCAGCTGTCCAGGCCGTGCTCGAAGATCCGGCGGCCACGGTCCGACCACGGATGCCTGGGCTTGTAGGTCCGAGCCAGCTGCAGGGCGCCGGCGACGGCCGCCTCCCGCTCGAGGCCGAGATCGAAGAGGTTGGTCAGCTTCCAGTTGGCGTACTGGCCCTTGCCGCCGGTGCTCTCCTCCAGCAGCGCGAAGTACCTGCCGACCTCCATCAGGACACCGCCTCGAGGACGGCCAGTGTGACCCGGAAGTGGTAGGCGCCCGACCCGCCGTCGACCACGACGATCCAGGTGTCCTCACCCTGCCGGAACACCTGCCGCCCCTGCTCCTGCCCCGGGTGCACCGGCCGATGCGTGGCCGCCGTCTCGGCCGCCACCTCCAGCGCGACGGCACGATCCGGACCCAGCGCCCGGGTCTTCGTCGGCCGCCACGCGGCGGAGTTGCCACCGCCCGCGAGTTCCTCGACGATCGCGTACCAGTTGCCCGGGGTCCCATGCATGCGACCGATGATCGCATCGACCCGCAAGTCAGTCGATCAGTGCCGTCGCGACGGCCCGGGCGAACGCGTCCACGTTGTCGATCATGATGTTGTGGCCGCAATCCGGAATCGGCACCACACCGATGCCCGCTGCTGTCAGCCGGTCGGCGTCCGGACGTGGTCCGTCGCTTTCCGGATACAGCAGGGTCCGCGGGATGGTCACCGACTCCAGGTGTTCCCGTGCGGTCGGATCGCCGCCGAGCAAGGCGTTCATCGCGGTCCGGTAGAGCGCACGCGGTTCGGCCAACCGCATGGTGGCGGCCCAGTGCGGGCCCACGTGCACCATCGTCTCCGTCCAGCCGTGGTCGAGGAACTCCGCCTCGGTCCGGTAGACGCCGATGCCTGAGCTGCCCGGCCGCTTGACCGTCGGCAGGCTCTCCGCCGGGTCCAAGACCGGATCGATCAGCACCAGACGGCGTACCAGCTGAGGATGGCGGGCCGCGAGCACGCAGGCGACCGCGCCGCCCAGGCTGTGCGCCACCACGTCGGCCCGGCCCGCCGCCGCCTGCTCCAGCGCGCGGGCCAGCAGGTCCGCGTGCATTTCCAAGGTGTACGCCTGATCGGCGGGCCGATCGCTGATGCCGAAGCCGAGCAGGTCGATCAGCAGCGAGCGATGACCGGCCAGGGCCGGGTGGGCGACCGCCTCGGCGTAGTAGGGCGCGGAACTGGCGCCGAGGCCGTGCAGGTAGACGCGAGTCGGCTGGACGCCGGGCAGTTCGGCCCAGCGCAGCTGGGAGCCGTCGGGAAGTACGGAAGCGCTATGCATAGCCAAGAAGATATCTCGAAGCCGAGGTATCTTGGCAAGGGGGTATGATGCTGATCATGCTCGAACTGGCGATCCTGGGTTTCCTCTACGACGAGCCGTTGCACGGGTACGACCTGCGCAAGCGGGTCGGCGCGCTGACCGGGCACGTCCGCCCGATCGCCGACGGCACCCTGTATCCGCTGCTCAAGCGGATGGAAGCGGCCGGACTCCTGAGCCGTGAGCTGCAACCCGGCTCGGTGGCGGCGCCCCGGCACATGCTCTCGCTGACCCCCGCCGGGCGAAAAGCGCTGCTCGACCGGCTCCGCGAACCGGACGAGCTGTTCATCACCGACGAGAACCGGTGGTTCACCCTGCTGGCCTTCCTGCGGTTGCTGGACGACGCGGCCGCGCAGGCGGTCGTGCTGCGGCGGCGCCTGGAGTTCCTGACGCAGCCGGCGAGCTTCCTCTGGGACGGCGAACGGCCGTTGCGCGCCGCAGACTTCGACGATCCGTTCCGGCGCGGGCTGTTCACGATCGCGACGGCCACCTCGCGGACCGAACTCACCTGGCTGCGGCAGACCCTGACCGAGCTGGAACCGGCTACCTGACGGCTCGCCTTCTTCGGGGCTGCGGGCTTGTCGGCCGGCTGGGCATTTTTCGGGGCGGCTCCGCATTTGGGGCGGCTGGTCTTATCGGGGGCGGCTCCGTTTATCGGGCGGCGGCTCCGTTTATCGGGCGGCGGTGGTGAGGTCGCGGTCGGGGAGCGGTTCGGCCGTGTCCGGCGGCCGGGGCGGATACACCCATGCGACCATCACGACCGAGATGATCATCAGGAGGAACCAGGAGCCGAGCTTGCTCGGCGAGACCAGGTGCCAACCGCCGGCCTGACTCGGGTAGGACCAGGCGTGCGACCAGGTCGCGATGTTCTCGGCCAGCCAGATGAACACGGCGACGAGCCCGAACCCGACCAGCAGCGGCATCCGCAGCCGTCGGCGGAAGATCCGGAAATACATCACGCACCGCCCGAACACGACCGCCACCACGGCGGTGATCACCCAGCGCAGATCGGCGATGTAGTGGTGGCTGAAG
This genomic interval carries:
- a CDS encoding ABC transporter substrate-binding protein, whose amino-acid sequence is MIAVAGLAACSKKEPGGSSDDGKLTLGFSQVGAESGWRTANTKSVQEAAAAAGIDLKFSDAQQKQENQIQAIRSFIAQKVDVIAFSPVVESGWDAVLNEAKEAKIPVILTDRAIDSPDTSLYQTFLGSDFIKEGNLAGEWLVKQYEGKTDPVNIVELQGTTGSAPANDRKKGFGDIIAKDSKFKVVASQTGDFTRAKGKEVMEAFLKAHQDIDVLFAHNDDMGLGAIEAIEAAGKKPGIDIKIITIDAVHDGMQALADGKINFIAECSPLLGPQLMELVKKVKNGESVEKRIVTNETTFTQEQAKAALPERKY
- a CDS encoding sugar ABC transporter ATP-binding protein, which codes for MSQPVLTMTGISKQFPGVRALDGVDFRLFPGEVHALMGENGAGKSTLIKVLTGAYSIDSGDIALAGRPVRFGSPLQAQQAGVSPVYQEINLCANLSVAENIFIGRQPRKFGRIDWTAIRRRSRDLLQRLRLDIDVTVALGTYSLAVQQMVAIARAIDIEAKVLILDEPTSSLDTTEVQQLFAVMRELKDEGVAILFVTHFLDQVYEIADRITVLRNGRLVGEYPTAELSHVDLVTAMIGKELTTLEQLEDQPRPELSALESGFPLVETVELGRKGSIAPFDLTIHPGEVVGLAGLLGSGRTEVARLLFGADRADHGRLQLNGTPVTLRSPRAAMAHAIAFCSENRRTEGLVEELTVRENIVLALQAVRGWTRPIPRRTQDELVAKYISALQIRPSDPDLPVRNLSGGNQQKVLLARWLITEPKLLILDEPTRGIDVGAKAEIQKLVAGLSRDGLAVLFISAELEEVLRLSHKVGVLRDRKLVAQLANTDDLDADRVLQTIAHGADVSPGAAA
- a CDS encoding ABC transporter permease; this encodes MTRLATAARTAATHRLFWPALVLAVLVLGNVAFTPNFLHIEVRAGHLYGSLIDILRLGAPLVVVSLGMTVVIATRGIDLSVGSTIAISGALACLVISDQGDQNSVGGVLVAVGLALALSLVLGLWNGFLVAGIGIQPIIATLILMVGGRGIAQLITDGQIITVNSDPYELIGGGYLATLPFSVLVAVVMIAVTAVLARRTALGVLIEATGGNAEASRLAGIRARGIMVMVYLFCGLCAGIAGLMISSNVHSADGNNAGLWYELDAILAVVIGGTSLGGGRFSLGGTVLGALIIQALSTTVYTVGIPPETTMLFKAVVVTIVCLIQSPAFRAKVFGRRPRSTPATPSEPAKIEVPA
- a CDS encoding LacI family DNA-binding transcriptional regulator encodes the protein MTRARSGQPRSAVMTDVARLAGVSHQTVSRVLNDHTKVRPETRERVLEAMRQLDYQPNSAARTLVTKRSNTLGIVTFDSTLFGPASMVYGIEQAARAAGYFVSIASISALGRRAVLDAINRLREQTVEGIVAIVPKDSAAEALDAVPAGISLVGVGIGHTSGVPMVGVDNTAGAATATRHLLSLGHATVHHIAGPAGWPEARERQAGWREALAEAGAPAPEALDGDWSSRSGYEAGRRLAADPSVTAVFCANDHMALGLLRALHEAGRGVPDDVSVVGFDDIPEAPFMIPPLTTVQQDFGEVGRRSMQLLVELATGDRPHGQILLTPTLQVRDSTRDLR
- a CDS encoding PHP domain-containing protein — its product is MGLGHHHHHHDHSHDFAVSGSDLPAALDLSVPDTELSPSDNSRRTFLRGAGLLGAGAAVGGLIGAPAFAGDKHETSAEAYNQHEGEAGDLVWLAGDHHIHTQHSSDGQYRVIDHVKHAHAYGLGWMVITDHGSVAHAKIGVEKVNPDIRAAREEIDDILVFQGLEWNIPAAEHGTVFVHPGQNEVAVLKEFENAFDGVVTNTTGSTSANEAVAIAGLNFLNDAVTKKRVQDAMFFANHPARKGIDSPHEIRGWRDAAPRIALGFEGAPGHQAAGIPSPLGPGSGRGYYDNSPSSASFAGYPLESYRTWGGFDWMTSTVGGLWDSLLAEGKPWWITANSDSHSVYGDTSVNGGGDFTANGRYNDAVYSSPAILTNGDFWPGYYSRTHVGATRPSYAAVMAGLRAGRVWVDHGGLIDGIDVRVGTATLGGTYAVRTGRDVQVKIKIKLASSSNWAQFVPKLARVDLIAGEVTGPSVDKDVFNTPKTKVVKSFDVSSSTGTVTLTYTFPDVEKAFYLRLRGTDGKRTAVGLNGTTVDPVGPAMDVVGSADPWQDLWFYTNPIFVLPLGR
- a CDS encoding TetR/AcrR family transcriptional regulator, with translation MANRTRGTSAGLDREHIAAAAVALVDRDGLDRFSVRRLADDLGVDPMSIYHHIKGKAALLDAVSEAVLAEATADAGDPSGNWQAVARRIAHGYRDVAYRHPRVFPLLATRAQLSPVALTTLERLVAAMRRSGLPDQAVADAPAVLFGFLNGHLLARTSAGPDGPSPVPDFDAAAHPTLAALAPRFADFGSAAEFDRMLDTVLAGIHDQAA